TGCCTTCTTTTCATGCTTTCTTCATTTTCCCCCTTTCTTGCCATCAGCTCTGCAACAATTGCATCAAGAAAAATCCATGCGCTCGCCTCAAAAATAGTTCCAAGAGGGGCAAGCTCCTTTTTCCTTTCCCTTTCCTTCAGCACAATGACAACATCCCCGAATCTTGCAATATGCGATTCTGGATTTGCGGTTATCGAAATTATCTTTGCCCCCAGCCTGCGTGCGATTTCTGCGGTCATTGCAACAGGTATTGTTTCACCAGAGCCAGAAATAAGAACAACTAAATCATCTTTCTTCACTGGCACAGTTATTGTTTCACCTATCACAAAAGTAGGAAAACCAAGATGCACAAGCCTTATTGCAAATGCCTTGCCCACAAGCCCACTTCTTCCTGCGCCGTAAACAAAAATGTTTTTTGCTTCGAAGAAGTATTTTATCATCCTTTCTATCTTTTCTTCTTCAACGCTTTCAACGATTTTCCTTGCCTCCTCACTTATATATGAAACCGCCTCCTCGAATTTCATTTGAGCATCTCCATTGTTCTTTGAAGCAATATCTGAGTATACATTGCATCATGCTCTATTAAGGGGGATTCAGAAATTATTGTTACATCGTAATCATTTTCAATTATACACTTCATCAACTCAATAATCTGTAAATCCCCTTTCTTTATCGGTGTGTGATATTTTTCTCCTCCTGTATCATATTTCACTCCAGTAACATGTATTAAATAGTGATTCATTTTTAAATCTTCAAGAGCATCAAAAATTTTTTGCATATCACTCTTGCTTTTCAAGCACCCGTTGCCTCGAGCATGTATATGCGCTATATCTATAACAGGCTTTACACCCTTCACACGCTGACAAACCTCTATAATCTCACCCAAGCTTCCAAAAACATCTTTTTTTCCCATCGTTTCTATTCCTATTTCTACTTCTATACCATTCATTTTTGCTTTATCCCTTATTTCTCTTAAATTTCTTACAATTCTTCTCATTGTTTCTTTCTTTGATAGTTTTCCATAAAAACCAAGATGAGTTGTCATTACCCTTGCTCCAAGAAGATGGGCAAGATAAAGGGATTTCTCTATCTTTTCCTTACTCAAATTTACAATTTTTTCATCTCCTGCAAGATTTATATAATATGGGGCATGAACATTTATTTCAACATTGCATTTTTTAGCAACCTTTTTGAT
This genomic window from Thermoplasmatales archaeon contains:
- a CDS encoding TIM barrel protein, which produces MIRIGPAGIPLSCKERTYKDGIIYTRCLGLSAIEIRFSRAFLSKEEAKVIKKVAKKCNVEINVHAPYYINLAGDEKIVNLSKEKIEKSLYLAHLLGARVMTTHLGFYGKLSKKETMRRIVRNLREIRDKAKMNGIEVEIGIETMGKKDVFGSLGEIIEVCQRVKGVKPVIDIAHIHARGNGCLKSKSDMQKIFDALEDLKMNHYLIHVTGVKYDTGGEKYHTPIKKGDLQIIELMKCIIENDYDVTIISESPLIEHDAMYTQILLQRTMEMLK
- the hxlB gene encoding 6-phospho-3-hexuloisomerase; protein product: MKFEEAVSYISEEARKIVESVEEEKIERMIKYFFEAKNIFVYGAGRSGLVGKAFAIRLVHLGFPTFVIGETITVPVKKDDLVVLISGSGETIPVAMTAEIARRLGAKIISITANPESHIARFGDVVIVLKERERKKELAPLGTIFEASAWIFLDAIVAELMARKGENEESMKRRHATLE